A window of Mucilaginibacter paludis DSM 18603 contains these coding sequences:
- a CDS encoding pyridoxamine 5'-phosphate oxidase family protein produces the protein MMKTPPPHLVPSRAAKRAHFDPETIFPILDEALYCTISYAVDNKPYSIPTAFVRYEDKIYIHGSVGSHFIREIEKGIPVCISVTLMDALVVAKSAFSHSVNYRAVIMFAKAEKIESIDDKIRSFEWLTNKMVPGSWDYLRPVTESEVRKTTALAFSIEEASAKIRTGMPNDEQEDKALPIWSGIIPFKTQRMPFVPDETSLDIAMPPHLLALNAI, from the coding sequence ATGATGAAAACACCTCCACCCCACCTTGTGCCAAGTCGCGCCGCCAAGCGTGCCCATTTTGATCCGGAAACTATCTTCCCGATACTCGACGAAGCTTTATATTGCACCATCAGCTACGCTGTAGATAACAAGCCATATTCCATACCAACCGCCTTTGTACGATATGAGGACAAAATTTATATCCACGGTTCGGTAGGTAGTCACTTTATCAGGGAAATTGAAAAGGGCATACCGGTTTGTATCTCTGTTACACTGATGGATGCTTTGGTAGTTGCTAAGTCGGCATTTAGCCACTCGGTAAATTACAGGGCTGTAATTATGTTCGCTAAAGCGGAAAAAATTGAGAGTATAGATGATAAGATCAGATCGTTTGAGTGGCTCACCAATAAAATGGTGCCGGGCAGTTGGGATTACCTGCGACCGGTAACCGAAAGCGAAGTGCGCAAAACAACCGCCCTGGCATTTAGTATAGAAGAAGCCTCTGCCAAAATACGTACGGGTATGCCCAATGATGAGCAAGAAGATAAAGCCTTGCCGATATGGTCGGGAATTATCCCCTTCAAAACGCAGAGAATGCCTTTTGTGCCCGATGAAACAAGCCTGGATATAGCAATGCCGCCCCACCTTTTAGCGTTGAATGCGATATAA
- a CDS encoding hemin-degrading factor has protein sequence MEKVINSIKEQWQQLKVSQPKLRIRDAAKQLGVSEAELVNTGVGDQSTLLNSDFKELLKETASLGYVMALTRNDYCVHERKGIYTKVGFNGPVGLIVTPDIDLRLFMHHWHFGFAVNENDRLSLQFFDAAGSAVHKIYLTEQSDVTTYHQLVKKFKADDQHQQLNIQPPAEKAIEKSDLEVDLKSFKEAWIALQDTHDFHGLLKNYSLSRTQALRLAPEGYARQISVNSLKQILTKASETNLPIMVFTGSAGCIQIHTGEIKKLVQTGPWFNVLDPEFNMHLREDGIASVWLVKKPTTDGPVHSLEVFDQDGNIIVQFFGKRKPGIPESEDWRAVLNSF, from the coding sequence ATGGAAAAAGTAATCAATTCAATAAAAGAACAATGGCAACAGTTAAAAGTTAGCCAACCTAAACTTCGCATCCGCGATGCGGCAAAACAATTGGGTGTTAGCGAAGCGGAGTTAGTTAATACCGGTGTTGGCGATCAAAGCACCCTGCTCAATAGCGATTTTAAAGAGTTGTTAAAAGAAACTGCTTCGTTAGGCTATGTAATGGCCCTAACCCGTAATGATTATTGCGTACACGAACGAAAGGGCATCTATACAAAAGTTGGTTTTAACGGGCCTGTCGGGCTGATTGTTACGCCTGATATTGATCTGCGACTGTTTATGCACCACTGGCACTTTGGCTTTGCAGTGAACGAAAACGACAGACTGAGCCTGCAATTTTTTGATGCGGCTGGCAGTGCGGTACATAAAATATATTTAACCGAACAAAGCGATGTGACGACCTATCATCAACTGGTGAAAAAATTTAAAGCCGACGATCAACATCAGCAATTGAACATTCAGCCGCCTGCGGAAAAGGCCATCGAGAAATCAGACCTTGAGGTAGATTTGAAAAGTTTTAAGGAGGCCTGGATTGCATTGCAGGATACACATGATTTTCATGGTTTATTAAAAAACTACAGCCTAAGCCGTACCCAGGCCTTAAGGCTTGCGCCAGAGGGCTATGCCAGGCAAATTAGTGTAAACTCGTTAAAACAAATACTCACTAAGGCATCCGAAACAAATTTACCAATTATGGTATTTACCGGTAGCGCGGGCTGTATACAGATCCATACCGGCGAGATTAAAAAACTGGTACAAACCGGCCCCTGGTTCAATGTGCTCGACCCGGAATTTAATATGCATTTGCGCGAGGACGGCATTGCATCGGTATGGTTGGTTAAGAAACCGACTACAGATGGCCCGGTACATAGCCTGGAAGTTTTTGACCAAGATGGAAACATCATTGTACAGTTTTTTGGAAAGCGTAAACCGGGCATCCCCGAAAGCGAAGATTGGAGAGCGGTACTTAACAGTTTTTAA
- a CDS encoding heme ABC transporter ATP-binding protein, with product MISVQNVSYIAGRKKILNDISFQLSPGEMLAVIGANGAGKSTLLKLLCREMNAQSGSIQFNGKAINAYAIKELAQLRSVLTQHSTVSLLFTVKELVLMGRYPHFEHHPSSLDLWVIDEVMRETGITDFALRDYNTLSGGEQQRVQLARVIAQIYDKPNAFLFLDEPTNGLDLLYQQQILQLARNMADRGYTVISILHDINFASRYADKILILKDGQTVAFGEPKNVINCENIHRAFNIHVKLMDCEGLKCPLVIPSGVLV from the coding sequence ATGATCAGCGTACAAAATGTTTCCTACATCGCCGGGCGAAAGAAGATCCTCAACGATATCAGCTTCCAACTTTCGCCCGGAGAAATGCTGGCTGTAATTGGCGCTAATGGTGCGGGCAAAAGCACACTGCTCAAACTACTTTGCCGGGAAATGAATGCGCAAAGCGGCAGCATACAGTTTAATGGAAAGGCAATTAACGCATATGCTATTAAAGAACTGGCCCAACTAAGGTCGGTACTTACGCAGCATAGTACGGTAAGCCTGCTATTTACGGTAAAGGAATTGGTGCTGATGGGCCGGTATCCTCACTTTGAGCATCATCCCTCCAGCCTTGACCTATGGGTAATTGATGAGGTAATGCGCGAAACGGGGATTACTGATTTTGCTTTACGCGATTATAATACTTTATCCGGCGGGGAACAGCAAAGGGTGCAACTGGCACGGGTGATAGCCCAGATTTATGACAAGCCTAACGCTTTTTTGTTTCTGGATGAGCCCACCAACGGGCTCGATTTACTGTATCAGCAACAGATACTGCAACTGGCCCGCAACATGGCTGATAGGGGTTATACAGTAATCAGCATACTGCACGATATTAATTTTGCTTCGCGATATGCGGATAAGATACTGATCCTGAAAGACGGGCAGACGGTTGCCTTCGGCGAGCCGAAGAATGTCATTAACTGCGAAAACATTCACCGGGCGTTCAATATCCATGTCAAGCTGATGGACTGCGAAGGATTAAAGTGCCCGCTGGTTATTCCAAGCGGCGTATTGGTATGA
- a CDS encoding FecCD family ABC transporter permease, whose translation MFKNHRLILTGLTLLLLAVMVASVCIGAVHISLPQFCSIIANYIGISHQANFSTQQTAVLLSLRLPRVLLGVIIGAALAISGAALQGLFRNPLAEPGLIGISSGATLFAALMIVFGGKLLNTIGSIYGYYALAIAAFTGAFITTLTVYRMAMHQGRTVITALLLTGIAINALAFAFTGLLTYISTDEQLRNITFWSLGSLGGASWISFCSVLPFIAVPLVGLPFMAKSLNAISLGEVQAGHMGIQVNRTKRMVIILATMAVGASVAVAGIISFVGLVIPHILRMAFGSDNRLVLPGSALLGAAALTLSDLISRTIVAPAELPIGIVTALAGSPVFIYMIFSQLKKQA comes from the coding sequence GTGTTTAAAAACCATCGATTGATTTTAACCGGTTTAACGTTGCTATTGTTAGCAGTAATGGTGGCATCGGTTTGTATAGGCGCGGTGCATATCAGCCTACCGCAGTTCTGCTCCATAATTGCCAATTATATAGGTATTAGCCACCAGGCAAACTTCAGCACACAGCAAACAGCCGTGTTGTTAAGCTTGCGGTTACCCAGGGTATTGTTGGGTGTTATTATTGGAGCCGCGCTGGCTATTTCGGGTGCTGCTTTACAGGGCTTATTCCGCAATCCACTTGCCGAGCCCGGATTAATTGGCATCTCATCGGGCGCTACCTTATTTGCCGCTTTAATGATTGTGTTTGGGGGTAAACTGCTCAATACTATCGGCAGTATTTATGGCTATTACGCTTTGGCTATAGCAGCCTTTACAGGTGCGTTTATTACCACGCTTACCGTTTACCGCATGGCCATGCACCAGGGCCGCACGGTAATTACGGCCTTGCTGTTAACTGGCATAGCCATCAATGCACTGGCTTTTGCTTTTACCGGTTTGTTAACCTATATCTCTACTGATGAGCAATTACGTAACATTACCTTTTGGAGCCTGGGCAGCTTGGGGGGCGCCAGTTGGATATCATTCTGTAGTGTGCTGCCCTTTATAGCGGTGCCGCTGGTTGGCTTGCCTTTTATGGCAAAATCACTCAACGCTATTTCCCTCGGCGAAGTGCAGGCCGGACACATGGGTATCCAGGTAAACCGCACAAAAAGGATGGTAATTATATTAGCCACCATGGCCGTTGGTGCTTCGGTAGCGGTGGCAGGTATCATTAGCTTTGTTGGCCTGGTTATCCCGCACATCCTGCGCATGGCTTTCGGCTCCGATAACCGCCTGGTACTGCCGGGTTCGGCTTTGTTGGGCGCGGCGGCTTTAACACTTTCCGATTTGATATCCCGCACCATCGTAGCACCGGCAGAATTGCCTATTGGCATTGTAACCGCATTGGCCGGTTCGCCGGTATTTATTTATATGATTTTTTCACAACTTAAAAAACAGGCTTGA
- a CDS encoding heme/hemin ABC transporter substrate-binding protein, with product MKKIITLMVLTVLALTAKAGAISKLAANQKIISLNGTISEILAGLGLEPNIIGTDITSNYPESLKRKPKVGHNRNISAEGIIALQPDVVTGITTEIKPELAAQLKTAGIKLVLFTQDFSADGTRKLIKEVAGAFGAQPQAQKLIAKLDADLAAANKSNKSGAKPKVLFIYARGTGTMLVAGEGTSVEKMIQLAGGQNAVSGFSDFKPLTSEALVAANPDVILLFSSGMESLGGTAGLLNVQGVSQTNAGRNKKFITMEGELLTGFGPRLGQAVVQLSQKLK from the coding sequence ATGAAAAAAATAATAACATTGATGGTACTGACTGTACTTGCCCTAACTGCAAAAGCCGGAGCAATATCTAAGTTGGCCGCCAATCAGAAGATTATCTCGCTCAACGGAACGATTAGTGAAATATTAGCAGGCCTGGGTTTGGAGCCTAATATTATAGGTACAGATATAACCAGCAATTACCCCGAAAGCCTGAAACGCAAGCCCAAAGTAGGACATAACCGTAATATTTCGGCCGAGGGCATCATCGCGCTTCAGCCCGATGTGGTAACGGGCATAACCACCGAGATTAAACCGGAACTGGCTGCACAGCTAAAAACTGCGGGAATCAAATTGGTTTTGTTTACCCAGGATTTTTCGGCTGATGGCACGCGGAAGCTGATTAAAGAAGTTGCCGGAGCATTTGGCGCGCAGCCCCAGGCCCAAAAACTGATTGCCAAGCTGGACGCCGACCTGGCAGCAGCCAACAAATCCAACAAAAGCGGAGCTAAACCTAAGGTATTATTTATATATGCCCGCGGCACTGGCACTATGCTGGTAGCTGGCGAGGGAACCTCGGTGGAGAAGATGATCCAGTTGGCTGGCGGACAAAATGCGGTAAGCGGCTTTAGCGATTTTAAACCCCTCACTTCGGAAGCGCTGGTGGCTGCTAATCCGGATGTAATCCTGCTGTTTAGCAGCGGAATGGAGAGCCTGGGTGGTACGGCCGGGCTGCTTAATGTGCAGGGCGTAAGCCAAACCAATGCAGGCAGAAATAAAAAATTCATCACGATGGAAGGCGAGTTACTTACCGGTTTTGGGCCAAGGCTGGGGCAAGCGGTAGTTCAGTTATCACAAAAGCTAAAATAA
- a CDS encoding HmuY family protein, protein MNKLTTLSLALAGAVTLLASCSKNNDDVAPAVSKLSTKTVADLDGSKGAVYYSLSTGAQVTGADTATTKWDIKFNKTSILINGGTSGTGTSQAQVASSTFESLTAAPTTGFKTDATGAPAISGWYTYTATTEPQHAILTVPGKIIVIKTSDGKYAKVEMISYYKGNPNTTTATFADLTTRPASSYYTFRYAYQGDGTTSFQ, encoded by the coding sequence ATGAACAAATTAACAACTTTATCTTTAGCCTTAGCTGGCGCGGTTACTTTATTGGCATCATGCAGTAAAAACAATGATGACGTGGCTCCTGCAGTAAGCAAGCTCAGCACTAAAACAGTCGCAGATCTTGACGGATCAAAGGGAGCGGTATATTATAGCCTGTCAACCGGTGCCCAGGTTACCGGTGCCGATACCGCTACCACCAAATGGGATATCAAATTCAATAAAACAAGCATCTTGATCAATGGCGGCACATCGGGTACAGGAACCTCGCAAGCACAGGTAGCAAGCAGCACTTTTGAGTCGCTCACGGCGGCACCGACAACCGGGTTTAAAACAGATGCCACCGGTGCGCCTGCCATATCGGGCTGGTATACTTATACTGCCACTACCGAACCTCAGCATGCTATCCTGACTGTGCCCGGCAAGATCATCGTAATTAAGACCAGTGACGGTAAGTACGCCAAGGTGGAAATGATTAGCTATTACAAGGGTAATCCTAACACAACCACAGCTACTTTTGCCGATTTAACAACACGCCCCGCATCAAGTTATTATACCTTCCGCTATGCTTACCAGGGCGATGGCACAACCAGCTTTCAATAA
- a CDS encoding TonB-dependent receptor plug domain-containing protein: protein MFIKFCVFVALVTGFEVHGQNAAPVKKDSINNKQLKEVVITGTRTPKSLQQVPIPITRITGEEIRKGGLVRLNEVLSEQTGISILDDPHGQGIQLQGFDPAYTMILIDGLPLIGRTTGILELSRITTNNISRVEIVKGPTSSLYGSEAMAGVVNIITSEPEKGVTGGLGARYGTNQTVDLNVNTAYKNEKFYLLGFANRYSSQGYTLQPSAGVPTVSPFAGYTLNGKAAYQIDNQTTLKLSIRYFTNDQQNKYLVDNRYAGGRGTEKDFNIAPVITRQFSDKLFSTIQLYKSTYKTNTDVRYNDNGEVYDQTYFNQTFNRAELQNDYTLRDNMKLTAGAGGQYETVEATRYTQLQSFTSGYAYFQADWIAFKKLDIIAGGRYDMHSVYKSQFSPKLAVSYALNPQFTLLASVGKGYKAPDFRQLYLNFTNAEVGYSVFGYEEVGPGIQRLQQQGQIQAVLIDPLTLKSLNAESSTAFNLGYRYRPGGKLYWTANLFRNNITNLIETAVIAIKTNGQSVYSYFNLNKVYTQGIETDLSYQLFKPLQVAGGFQYLEANDQDVLNQIAAGQVFTKDPATNQTKLVKRQDYGGLLGRSRYTWNLKVNYKEAKTGINTALRAIYRGRYGYKDTDGNGILNRDDEYTKGYLLINASLSKPLFKDALRVQLTAQNLFNHRDPLVILNLPGRLVYAGFTYNFANHIIQ from the coding sequence ATGTTTATAAAGTTTTGTGTTTTCGTGGCCCTCGTGACAGGTTTTGAGGTTCACGGGCAAAATGCCGCCCCAGTAAAAAAGGATAGTATCAATAATAAGCAATTAAAAGAGGTAGTGATTACAGGAACCCGTACTCCAAAAAGTTTGCAGCAGGTACCGATACCCATTACTCGGATTACGGGCGAAGAGATCAGGAAAGGCGGGTTGGTGCGGCTAAATGAAGTGCTTTCTGAGCAAACGGGGATAAGTATTCTGGATGATCCGCACGGGCAGGGTATCCAACTGCAAGGGTTTGATCCGGCCTATACCATGATCCTGATAGATGGCTTGCCATTAATTGGCCGTACTACCGGGATATTGGAATTATCCCGTATCACCACCAATAATATCAGCCGGGTGGAGATTGTTAAAGGGCCCACTTCATCGCTTTACGGTAGCGAGGCTATGGCGGGTGTAGTAAATATCATCACCAGCGAACCGGAAAAGGGTGTAACAGGAGGATTGGGTGCCCGGTATGGCACCAACCAAACAGTGGACCTGAACGTTAATACGGCTTACAAAAATGAAAAGTTCTATCTATTGGGCTTTGCCAACCGGTACAGCAGCCAAGGCTATACCCTTCAACCTTCGGCTGGCGTTCCTACTGTTTCGCCGTTTGCAGGTTATACGCTCAATGGCAAAGCAGCTTATCAAATAGATAATCAAACAACGCTGAAGCTTTCGATAAGATATTTTACCAATGATCAGCAGAACAAGTACCTGGTTGATAATCGTTACGCGGGTGGGAGAGGCACCGAAAAGGATTTTAACATTGCCCCGGTTATTACCCGGCAGTTTTCGGATAAATTATTCTCCACGATACAACTATACAAATCGACCTATAAAACCAATACCGATGTGCGGTACAATGATAATGGTGAAGTATATGATCAAACCTATTTTAACCAGACTTTTAACCGTGCCGAACTACAAAATGATTATACTTTAAGGGATAATATGAAGCTCACTGCCGGAGCCGGTGGGCAGTATGAAACTGTAGAGGCTACACGTTATACCCAACTGCAATCTTTTACTTCCGGCTATGCTTATTTTCAGGCCGATTGGATAGCCTTTAAAAAACTGGATATTATAGCAGGTGGTAGATATGATATGCATAGCGTTTACAAATCGCAGTTTAGCCCCAAGTTGGCGGTCAGTTATGCACTAAATCCCCAATTTACTTTGCTGGCTTCAGTTGGTAAGGGCTACAAAGCGCCAGATTTTCGGCAACTTTATCTCAATTTTACCAATGCCGAGGTGGGCTACAGTGTTTTTGGCTACGAAGAGGTGGGGCCCGGCATTCAGCGCTTGCAGCAACAGGGGCAGATACAGGCGGTGCTGATTGACCCGTTGACGCTAAAAAGCCTGAATGCCGAAAGTTCTACCGCGTTTAACCTGGGTTACCGGTACCGTCCAGGCGGTAAGCTATACTGGACAGCCAACCTTTTTCGCAACAATATCACCAACCTGATTGAAACGGCTGTAATCGCTATCAAAACTAATGGGCAGTCTGTTTACTCTTATTTCAATCTCAATAAGGTTTATACCCAGGGTATAGAAACAGATTTGAGCTACCAATTATTTAAGCCGTTACAGGTTGCGGGCGGCTTTCAATACCTGGAAGCCAACGATCAGGATGTATTGAACCAGATTGCAGCGGGTCAGGTTTTTACCAAAGACCCAGCGACCAATCAAACCAAGCTTGTTAAAAGGCAGGACTACGGCGGCCTGCTTGGCCGCTCGCGCTACACCTGGAACTTAAAGGTGAACTATAAGGAGGCAAAAACAGGCATCAATACGGCGCTAAGAGCCATTTACCGCGGGCGTTACGGCTATAAGGACACCGATGGTAACGGCATCCTGAACCGCGATGACGAGTATACTAAAGGTTATCTGCTCATTAACGCCTCGCTCTCCAAACCTCTGTTTAAAGATGCCTTACGGGTGCAACTTACCGCCCAAAACCTTTTTAATCATCGGGATCCGCTGGTTATCCTGAACCTGCCGGGGCGGCTGGTCTATGCGGGCTTCACTTACAATTTTGCAAATCACATAATTCAATAA
- a CDS encoding AraC family transcriptional regulator, translated as MLKITFPSEGFVFNHTGYQTDALEIKIIEEANDRCQLKIETLMIEGIAVFLVMISCTDSIPVTLQMNEYAWMMNFTLQGQLTFQNAVSETQKGTFMAGSHQAWLNPGEENLAVNIIGNVKLFLVCLTGRLITKLRFAETVSPLQNSISSKSKWLPGRLTTPPMSDIINTISRYAENKTLHPIILQAKVLELAFIDLEQFQQKDKASSNTFVKPNDIQKLQLAKMLIGENLQTPCSLIELAHKVGLNDFKLKKGFKEIFGTTVFGYLLELRMEKAKTMLLSPGCTVSEVAHAIGYKNAHHFTVAFKKKFGYLPSKANRFLGFLLVTISITT; from the coding sequence ATGCTCAAAATTACTTTCCCATCTGAAGGATTTGTTTTTAACCATACCGGCTATCAGACTGATGCCTTGGAAATCAAAATCATTGAAGAAGCAAATGACCGGTGTCAATTGAAAATAGAAACGTTGATGATTGAAGGTATAGCCGTTTTCCTGGTTATGATTAGCTGTACCGATAGTATACCTGTTACACTGCAGATGAATGAGTATGCGTGGATGATGAACTTTACATTACAAGGCCAGTTGACTTTTCAAAACGCGGTCAGCGAAACTCAAAAAGGTACATTCATGGCTGGGAGTCATCAAGCCTGGTTAAATCCCGGAGAAGAGAACCTTGCCGTAAACATAATAGGCAACGTAAAACTATTTTTAGTTTGCTTAACGGGGAGGTTGATTACAAAGTTACGCTTTGCCGAAACGGTATCGCCACTGCAAAATAGTATCAGCAGTAAATCAAAGTGGTTGCCAGGAAGATTAACAACACCGCCAATGAGTGATATCATCAATACGATAAGCCGATACGCGGAAAATAAGACCCTGCACCCAATAATTCTGCAAGCAAAGGTGCTTGAACTGGCTTTTATTGACCTGGAACAATTTCAGCAGAAAGATAAAGCAAGCTCCAATACCTTTGTTAAACCTAATGACATTCAAAAGCTTCAACTGGCAAAAATGTTGATCGGTGAAAACCTACAGACACCATGCTCCTTAATTGAATTGGCGCACAAGGTTGGGCTCAATGATTTTAAACTAAAAAAAGGGTTTAAGGAAATATTCGGGACAACAGTTTTTGGATATTTATTGGAATTAAGAATGGAAAAAGCAAAGACAATGCTCTTATCACCCGGCTGTACAGTCAGCGAAGTTGCCCATGCTATTGGTTATAAAAATGCCCATCATTTCACTGTGGCGTTTAAAAAGAAGTTTGGCTATCTGCCCAGTAAGGCCAATCGTTTTTTAGGCTTTTTATTGGTGACCATATCCATAACCACTTAA